The DNA window GGATCTCCTGGGTCACCTCCGGGCGCGCGGAGGTGGTGAAGTCGAGGTCGTGGCCGAGCTTGCCCAGCATCGCATCGCGCACCGGACCGCCGACCATATATAAGGTCTCGCCGCGCTCCGCGAAACACTGCGCCAGCGGGGTGAGGAAGTCGGCGAGCTCCATGACGCCTCGCTGCGCGCGCGCCATCAGCACGGCGACCGCATTGGGGTCGTCCGCGGCGGGGAGGTCGAACAGGGGCGAAGAAGATTTCGGCGTAGTCACCATGCTCACGTTACCCGGACACGTCAAAGGAGAGGAAGGGCGTTGTGAAATACCACAACCGGCGCTGGGACGGATACGATAAGGCGGATGACTGACAACACACGGCCCAACCGCACCGCCGGCAGCTCCAACAGCGCCGGCGGTGCTGGCGCGCGCGAAAAGGGCGGCGTCGTCGGGGAGAATGGTGCCGGTGGGGGCCAGCAGCGGCCGAAGCGACGCCGCCGTCGCAGGCGCGGGCGCGGCAACCGGTCGGGCAGCAACCACAGCAACCAGAACCAGCAGGGCCAGAATAAGGAACAGCACAACCAGCACTCCGGCCACGGCGCAAGCGAGGCGGGGGAGGGCCGCGGCGGCCAGGGCGGCAAGCGCCGCCGCAACCGCAACCGCTCCGGAGCAAAAGGCGGCAGCAACAGCCGCAACCAGTCGGGCAAGCACCCGGCAAGGCGGAAGCGCGGGCGCGGGCAGGGGAGTAACCGTCGCCAGTCGCAGTACAGCCACCGCTCACAGTCGGGGATGGAAACGCGAGACGAGACCTCGGCCGGCGGCCTGGTGGTCTCCGGGATGGCCGAGGCGGTCAACCCGGAGAACAATAAGGTGGACATGTCGCAGATCTACGTCGCCCTGATTGGGCGGCTCGATCGGCGCCGTCGCCTGCTGTGGTCCATGCCGAAGGGCCACGTGGAAGACGGGGAGCACCAGTGGCGGACCGCGGAGCGCGAGGTGTGGGAGGAGACCGGCATTACCGGCGAGGCCTTCGACACCCTCGGCACCATCGACTACTGGTTCGTCTCCGACGGGGTGCGCATCCATAAGACCGTGCACCATAACCTGCTGCGCTACGTCGACGGCATCCTCAACGACGAGGACCCGGAGGTCACCGAGGTCGCGTGGGTGCCCATGAGCGAACTGATCGAGCGCCTCGCGTACGCGGATGAGCGCAAGCTGGCGCGCGTGGCCTATGACAAGATGCCCAACCTGGCGCGGGCGGAGGCCGAGGCCGGAAGGGCCACTCCGCGATGAGGGGGCCCGCAGGCGCGACGCTGCCCACCCTCGCGGTTGCGGGGTTGGCACTCGCGGCGGGCGCGCAGCCTGTGGCCGCCGACACCCTGCCGGTGCCCACGAACCCGGACAACCCTGAGGTCGCCGCGCAGTGGGTCAACCCCAACGTGCGCGTGGGCGAGGGCGAGCGCGCCACCATCGAGGCGCTCGAGCTGCCCGAGTCGATCCGCGCGCACGATCCGTTTCACGTGAAACTTCGCGTTCGCAACACCTCCGACGCCCCGCTCGAGGGCCTCCAGCTCGTTCCGCGCAGGGGCCCGCTCACCGGCTCGGTCACCGACCAGCGCATGGCCACCATCGCCTCGCTCACCGACTACGGGCTCATCGGCCAGGCCCAGACGGTGCAAGCGCTCGCGCCCGGCGAGTCCACCGAGCTGGAGCTCGACTTCGACACCGACGCGCTCGCCATGGGCGACATCGGCACCTACCCGCTCGCCCTTTCGCTTCTCGACGCCACGGGCACCCCCCTCGACTCCGAACGCTTCCATCTGACGGTCCGCGGGCTTGCCGACGGCGCACGCCCGGGTACCCTCAGCGCGCTCTACCCGATCTCCGCCCCCGTCGACCTGGTGCCGGGGGAGACCGGCGAGGCCCCCGAGGACCCACAGCTCCTGTTGCAGTCCGAGCGGCTTGCCGACCAACTTAAACCTGGCGGCCGCCTGGACCGGCTGGCCACCACCTACCTTGACGCGCTCGACACCCCGCAGGTGCGCGAGGCGACGTGCGCCGCGATCGATCCAGCGCTGGTCAACGCCGTCGACCGTATGACTGGCGGCTACGCCGTGGATTCCGAGCGCGCACCCGTGGTCCAAGAGCCCCAGCGCCTGCGCGACAGCTGGGGCAGCGCCGCGAACGATACCGACGGCACCCCCGGGACCGGCGCGCAGGACGCGGCCAGATTTTTAGAGACGCTGCGCGAGATCGCGCGGACCGGCTGCACCGTCGCCCTGCCGTGGGCCAACGCGGACTTGGACGCGGTGGCGCGTACGGGGGATCCCTGGTTGATCCGGGAGACCGTCAAGCGCGGCCCCTTCGTCCTCGAGCGGGTGCTTGGTACCACCGGAGTGCAAAACCTCGTCGTCGCGGGCAACACCATCGAGCACGCGACCGCACCGGCACTGGGGTGGGCCGACCACGCGCATTCAACCGTGCCTGAAAGCGGCATGCAGGCGGCGTGGGAACTCGACCAGTCCGCGACGGAAGACACGACGGCGGGGGAGAACACCTCCCAGAGCAACCTCGACGTGCGCACGCCCGGTTCTACGCGCACCGCCGCCGCGCCGCGACCGGAGACGACCGTGCGGGTCCTGCTCCCCGCCAATACTATTCAGACAAACCCCGATGTTTCACGTGAAACATCGCCAGACGCACAGCGCTTCGCGTGGGCCGCACCCAACGTGCTTGCGGTGGGCTACCAATCTTCGCTCGCCTCGGTGCTCGCCTCAGTGGGGCCGAATCCAATCACGGCGACATACGCGCCCGAGTTCACCCGCTTCGACGCAACACAGGATTCCGTCGCGTCCCGCGCCACCAACGCGGCGAGCGCGATTCGGCTCGCCGCGCAGCAGGCCTGGACCTTCGAGGACCAACCCGACACCGAGCCCGTCTTTGTCAACCCCCCGGCGACGTGGGACGCGGACAGTGCCGCCACGCTGCTGGGCACAATCGCCGACCTGGTCACCCACGGCGGGGCAGCACCGCTGTCGCTCCAGCGCTACCTGGAGCCGCCCGCGGATACGGTCGTACCGTCGGCCCAGACGATCGGCAGTCCCTATTCCGACCCAGGCACCTACGCTGATACGGAAATCCTCGCGGCGACCCAGCAGGCCCGCTTCATCAACGACCTCACCGAGCTCCTTACCCCCGACCCCTCCATCGCGCTGACCCGCTACGGCTACACGCTACCGCTGCGGCGCGACCTCATCACCGCGCTCAGCCCCGGCCAGCGCCGCTCGCTGCACGGCTACGCGGACGCGGTATCCACCACCAGCCGGACGCTTGCCGGCTCGCGCGACACGCTCACCGAGCTGCGCAACTCGGTGGCGCTCATCCCGCCCGGCAACGTCTACACGCGGACCTCTCCGTCGAGCCCGCTTTTGATCGTCGCGCAGAACGGGATGCCGCTGCCGGTGCGCACCTCCATCCAGTACCGCGGGCCCGAGGGGGCGCGCCTCAACGTCCCTGCCGAGATGCGGATCCCAGCCCGCGGCTCCGTCACCGTCCAGATGACGGCGGACCTTCCGGAGGAGAGCAAGGAAACCAAGCTGCAGCTCTTCCTCGCCGGCCCGCACGGCGCAGCCATGTCGCAACCGGTGGACATCACCGTGCGCACCGCAGCGATGGCCATCCGCGGCTCCGTCCTTCTGCCCGCGATGGCGGCGCTGATCGCCGCCTTCGTCTTCTTCGCGATCTGGCGCCAGCGCCGCCGCGGTGCCGCCGCGCGAGGGGCCGCGACCGAGACTGGCGCCGACCCGCCAAGTGCAGCTGCACCCTAAGACACTTCGGTACAGACCACCACACCTGATTGGAGAAGCTTCCGTGACACAGCAGGATGACGCGGCGCGCGCGGCTGGCTTGCGACGTCGCATAGTCACCCCCGCCCCGCCGGCACCGGTGCCCAAGCCACCGGCCAAGCTGCAAGGCCCCGCGGAGAACCCGGAGCAGCCCGACAAGTCGATGCTGACCACCAGCCCCAAGGGCGAGCGCACGGCGCCGGCAAAAACAGCCGACGCGAAAGATAACGACGCACCGACGAAGGCGGAGACCACCGACACCATCCAGGCTGTCGACGCACCCGAGCCGGCTGCCTCCGAGCAGGCGGCACCGGCCACGCAGACCGCCGCCGTCGCGACCGCCACCCGCGAGACCGACACGGAAGAAGCGGGGGAGGAGGGCACCTCCAACGCCTCGGTCGTGCGCGCCACCGGCTCCATGGCAGTGGCCACGCTCATCTCACGCATCACCGGGTTCATCCGCACCGTGCTCATCGGCGCGGCCCTCGGCCCGGCGGTGGCCTCCGCCTTCAACACGGCGAACACGCTGCCCAACATCATCACCGAGATCGTGCTGGGCTCCGTGCTCACCGCGCTCGTGGTGCCGGTGCTCGTGCGCGCGGAAAAAGAGGACGAGGACCACGGCGCCCGGTTCATCCGGCAGCTGTTCACGCTGACGTTCACGCTCATGGCAGTCGTCTCCGTCATCGCCGTACTCGCCGCGCCGTGGCTGACCAGACTCTTCCTCAACGACGCGGGCAAGGTCAACGTGGTCCAGGCGACCTCGTTCGCCTACCTGGTGCTGCCGCAGATCTTCTTCTACGGCATGTTCTCGCTGTTTATGGCGATCCTGAATACCAAGGAACACTTCCGGCCAGGTGCCTGGGCCCCGGTGGCCAACAACCTCGTCTCCATCGCCGTGCTCCTGCTCTACATGCTGCTGCCAGGGCACTTGCATGCGGCGGCGCCGGCGTCGATAAGCAATCCGCACGTGGCGCTGCTCGGCCTGGGCACGACCCTGGGTGTAGTGGTGCAGTGTCTGATCATGGTGCCCGCGCTGCGCAAGCTGCGCATTGATCTGCGGCCGCTGTGGGGCATCGATGAGCGCCTCAAGCAGTTCGGCGGGATGGCGCTGGCGATCATCACGTACGTGGCGATCAGCCAGGCCGGCTACATCGTGACCACGCGCATCGCCTCGACGGCGAGCGAGGCCGCCCCGATTATTTACCAGCAGCACTGGATGCTGCTGCAGGTGCCCTACGGCATCATCGGCGTCACGCTGCTTACCGCGATCATGCCGCGGCTGTCGCGCAACGCCGCCGACGGCGACGACGAGGCCGTGGTCCGCGACCTCACGCTCGGTACGAAGCTGACGTTTATCGCCCTGATCCCGATCATCGTGTTCATGACGGCGCTCGGCCCCGACATTGGGCACGCACTGTTTGCCTACGGCAACTTCGACGGCGACACCGCCCGCACCCTCGGGCTGACGATCAGCTTCTCCGCGTTCACGCTCATCCCGTACGCGCTCGTCATGCTGCACCTGCGCGTCTTCTACGCCCGCGAGGAAGCATGGACGCCGACGATGATCATCGCCGGCATCACCGCCACCAAGATCGTGCTGAGCTACCTCGCGCCCATGGTGGCCGACTCCACCCAGTCCGTAGTCGTGCTGCTGGGTGCGGCCAACGGCTTCGGCTTCATCGCCGGCGCGCTCATCGGTGCCTTCCTGCTGCGCCGGAAGCTTGGCACGCTGCAGGCCGGCACCGTCATGCGGACCTCGATCTGGGCGTTCGCCGCCGCACTCGTCGGCATCGCGGCGACCTACCTGCTTCGCTGGCTCGTACGCGACCTTGCTGGTGTGGACATCCCGGGCGCACTCGGCCGCCTGATCGGGCTGCCTTCGCTCGGCTTCCTCATCGAAGTGATCATCTTGGGGATCATCTTCGTCATCGTCACCGGCCTGGTCCTGTCGCGCTCCAAGCTGCCCGAGGTGCAGAACCTCGGCCGCGCACTCGCGCGCATCCCGGGCCTGTCCCGCTTCATCACCCCGGACGAAGAGGCCGCCCTCGAGGTCGGCGAGGTCGACCCGCGGGACATGTCCACGCAGTTCCTCGCCTCCGACACCTTCAACGCAAACCCGGTTCCGCCGCCAATGTCGGCCGGCGTGGTCCGCGGCCCGCGCCTGGTGCCGGGTGCCAGCGTCTCGGACGGGCGCTTCCGCCTCATCCGAGACCACGGCGCGACCACCGGGGCACGTTTCTGGCAGGCCCGCGAGGTGGCCACCGGCGCACCAGTCGCGCTGACGTTTGTGGACACCACCGGTGCCGCGCCCATGGCGCCCGCCACCCCGCGCGAGGCCGCCCTCCAGGCCGCGGGCGTGGCGCGCCGCACGCGCAAGCTGGCCAACCTGCACCACCCGGCCGTGGCCGACAACATCGAGATCCTCTCGTACCGCACCGGCTCGCTGATCGTCGCGGACTGGATCGAGGGCTCCTCGGTCAAGGCGGTCGCCGAGAGCGGCCAGACGCTGCACACCGAGGCCGTCGCCAACGCGCTCGCCCCGCTCGCCGGGGCGCTGGCCGCCGCGCACGAGGCCGGCATCCCGCTCGGCCTGGACAACCGCCAGCGCCTGCGCGTGGATACCGACGGCCACGTCCGCCTCGCCTTCCCGGCCATCCTGCCGGACGCCTCCGGCCCCGCCGACGCCGACGCCTTCGCCTCCGCGCTCCAACTGCTCACCACGAACGTGAACTCGGACGCGCTCGAGGGCATCACGAAACGCACCCGCGCGCTTGTCGACGCCGACGCGATCGAAGACAGCGACTTCCGCGACCTCGAAGTGGCCCTGCGCGAAGAGGCGAACCTGCCCGCACCAGGCGAGGAGGTGACTGGCGTCGACGAGGATCTGGACCCGGCACCCGAGGCAGCCGCGGAGCCCACGACAGATACGACCGAGGGTGAAGGCGATTCCGGCTTCGCCGAGTACGTCGAGCCCGTCGCCGAGGACACTGACGACCCGGACGAGCTGCGCGGCGGCTTCGGCTCGCGCCGCCTCGGCACGGTCACCACCGTGCTGCTTTCCGCCATCGCGGTAGGAGCCGTGGTGCTCATCGCCGCGCTGACCACCTCGCTGATTGGCTTCCTCTCCGGCGACGACACCAACTCCCCGGTCACGCACGACTCCGTGCAGCAGGGCGAGCAACATATCGAGGAGGAGGCCACCGAGCACGTCGGCCTGCCCGTGATCATCAGCCCGCTCACCGCGCAGCCTATCGACGCCGAAGGCCAGCCCGTAGGCGAGCCCGGCACCGGCGACAGCGCCAACGACGGGGACACCGAAAAGCCGGACAAGGACGCCGAGGGCCCGGCCGCCACTGTGGACGGGGACCGCACCACCGGCTGGACCATGGCACGCGGTGGCGGCATCGCGTACACCCCACCGACCACGGCTGGCGAGGTCAGCGTGGAGCAGCTGCTCATCGACACCACCTCCGACGGCGGTCCGTACAGCGTCCACGCCATCCCGGTGGACTACGAGGGCCCACTCACCGCGGAAGCGTTGCCCACACTCGCCGAGGGCACCTTCCACCCGGGCCAGAACAGCGTGGACGTGGACGACTCCGGCCCGCTGCGCGGGGTGTTCCTCTCCCTGCCGGCGAGCGAGAAGTCCGATGAAATTCAGGTACGGGAGGTCTCGCTGATCGGGTTCACCGAACTGCGCTAACACCATCTGAATAAAAATGCCCGGCCCCCGCGCGCACCCGGCGAGGGTCGGGCATACTTGTGCCTACATCATTGAACTTGGGGGAGTTTTTGGGGGAAAACCATGCAATTTCGCACTGACCGCGAACTGTTGCGCGCGCACGCCCGCGGCGAACAGGACGCCTTTGCAGATATCGTCCGCAAGCACAGCCCGTACCTGCTGCGGGTGGCCTACAACTATTCGCACAACGAGCACGACGCCCAGGACGTCGTCCAGGAAGCCCTGCTCAAGGCCTATCGCAACCTGCGCAATTACCGCGGGGAGGCGCAGCTTTCCAC is part of the Corynebacterium imitans genome and encodes:
- a CDS encoding NUDIX hydrolase is translated as MTDNTRPNRTAGSSNSAGGAGAREKGGVVGENGAGGGQQRPKRRRRRRRGRGNRSGSNHSNQNQQGQNKEQHNQHSGHGASEAGEGRGGQGGKRRRNRNRSGAKGGSNSRNQSGKHPARRKRGRGQGSNRRQSQYSHRSQSGMETRDETSAGGLVVSGMAEAVNPENNKVDMSQIYVALIGRLDRRRRLLWSMPKGHVEDGEHQWRTAEREVWEETGITGEAFDTLGTIDYWFVSDGVRIHKTVHHNLLRYVDGILNDEDPEVTEVAWVPMSELIERLAYADERKLARVAYDKMPNLARAEAEAGRATPR
- the murJ gene encoding murein biosynthesis integral membrane protein MurJ — translated: MIGEASVTQQDDAARAAGLRRRIVTPAPPAPVPKPPAKLQGPAENPEQPDKSMLTTSPKGERTAPAKTADAKDNDAPTKAETTDTIQAVDAPEPAASEQAAPATQTAAVATATRETDTEEAGEEGTSNASVVRATGSMAVATLISRITGFIRTVLIGAALGPAVASAFNTANTLPNIITEIVLGSVLTALVVPVLVRAEKEDEDHGARFIRQLFTLTFTLMAVVSVIAVLAAPWLTRLFLNDAGKVNVVQATSFAYLVLPQIFFYGMFSLFMAILNTKEHFRPGAWAPVANNLVSIAVLLLYMLLPGHLHAAAPASISNPHVALLGLGTTLGVVVQCLIMVPALRKLRIDLRPLWGIDERLKQFGGMALAIITYVAISQAGYIVTTRIASTASEAAPIIYQQHWMLLQVPYGIIGVTLLTAIMPRLSRNAADGDDEAVVRDLTLGTKLTFIALIPIIVFMTALGPDIGHALFAYGNFDGDTARTLGLTISFSAFTLIPYALVMLHLRVFYAREEAWTPTMIIAGITATKIVLSYLAPMVADSTQSVVVLLGAANGFGFIAGALIGAFLLRRKLGTLQAGTVMRTSIWAFAAALVGIAATYLLRWLVRDLAGVDIPGALGRLIGLPSLGFLIEVIILGIIFVIVTGLVLSRSKLPEVQNLGRALARIPGLSRFITPDEEAALEVGEVDPRDMSTQFLASDTFNANPVPPPMSAGVVRGPRLVPGASVSDGRFRLIRDHGATTGARFWQAREVATGAPVALTFVDTTGAAPMAPATPREAALQAAGVARRTRKLANLHHPAVADNIEILSYRTGSLIVADWIEGSSVKAVAESGQTLHTEAVANALAPLAGALAAAHEAGIPLGLDNRQRLRVDTDGHVRLAFPAILPDASGPADADAFASALQLLTTNVNSDALEGITKRTRALVDADAIEDSDFRDLEVALREEANLPAPGEEVTGVDEDLDPAPEAAAEPTTDTTEGEGDSGFAEYVEPVAEDTDDPDELRGGFGSRRLGTVTTVLLSAIAVGAVVLIAALTTSLIGFLSGDDTNSPVTHDSVQQGEQHIEEEATEHVGLPVIISPLTAQPIDAEGQPVGEPGTGDSANDGDTEKPDKDAEGPAATVDGDRTTGWTMARGGGIAYTPPTTAGEVSVEQLLIDTTSDGGPYSVHAIPVDYEGPLTAEALPTLAEGTFHPGQNSVDVDDSGPLRGVFLSLPASEKSDEIQVREVSLIGFTELR